ACTTCTCAAGCATCAATCTGTGCATCAACAATGGCACTTATGGCTGCAGGTGTTCCGATTAAAGCACCAGTTGCAGGTATTGCAATGGGTCTTGTTAAAAAAGGCGAGCACTATACAGTATTATCAGATATCCAAGGTATGGAAGACCACCTTGGCGACATGGACTTTAAAGTGGCAGGTACAGCTAAAGGTGTAACAGCACTTCAAATGGACATTAAAATCGATGGTCTGTCTCGTGATATTTTAGAAGAAGCATTAACTCAGGCGAAAATCGGCCGTATGCACATTTTAGAGCATATGATGTCAACGATTTCAGAGTCACGCACTTCATTATCACAATACGCACCAAAAATTGTTTCAATCAAAATTAATCCTGACAAAATCCGCGACGTAATCGGACCGGGTGGTAAAGTAATCAATAAAATTATTGATGAAACAGGCGTTAAAATTGATACAGAACAAGATGGTACAATCTACATCGCTTCAGCTGATGAAGCAATGATTAACCGTGCGAAAGAAATGATCGAATCAATCGTACGCGAAGCTAAAGTAGGCGAGTACTACATGGCAACAGTAAAACGCATTGAAAAATTCGGTGCATTCTGTGAAATCTTCCCAGGTAAAGACGGCTTACTGCACATTTCTGAAATTCAGGAAGAACGTACGAAAGAAGTAGAAGACGTATTAAAACTAGGCGATGAGTTACTAGTGAAATGTATCGAGATCGACAAACAAGGTCGCGTAAACTTATCACGTAAAGTAGTAATCAAAGAAGAAAAAGAGCGTGCGGAACAAGCAAAATAATTGTTTTCAATCGTATCCAACAAGATAAAAAGGGAGGTTGTACACTATTGTACAGCCTCTTTTTTAAATAATATTATGTTGATGGAATAGCAATATCCATAACTTGATGAAGAATAGTAAGGGGAGGTATGCGTAATGGAGAGGCCGACTTCTAGGGGATTAAGCGTGCGCGGAAAATCTGGTTGCTCCTGCGGTTACTCGTCTCAAAGCTTTATTCAAAGCTTTGGAGCTACGCCCCCGGAAATAATGGAACGAATGCTAAGAGCGTCACATCGTGTGACAACGCATTCGTGACCAACATCCTGTTGGCCTCTCGGAATGAAGCATACCGGACTATATAAATAAGCCGCAAATTGGAATACTACTGATTTATACGTCATACTTATAATTTATTAGCCGAAATAAAGGAGAAATTTATGGTACAAGTAATTACAGCAAAAAATGGCGTGCGTATTGTCACAGAGCAAATGCCGCATGTCCGGTCATTATCGGTCGGCATTTGGGTCAATGCAGGCTCACGCTACGAAACAAAAGAAGAAAATGGGATTACCCATTTCATCGAACATATGCTTTTCAAAGGAACGAAAAACCGTACAGCCCGTCAGATCGCGGAAGAATTCGACCGCATCGGCGGAGAGATCAATGCCTTCACATCGAAGGAACATACATGCTATTACGCAAAAGTGCTCGACCATCATGGTGAGCTTGCCATCGATATTCTGGCTGATATGTTCTTTAACTCTTTATTTGCAAAAGAAGAAATTGAACGTGAACGCCAAGTTGTGCTTGAAGAAATCTATATGAGTGAAGATGATCCGGCAGATGATGTCCATGAAAAATTATGGGGTGTCATGTACCCGGATGATGCGCTGGGCCGTCCGATTTTAGGCACACCGGAAACGCTGGCAACATTCGATGAGAAGATGATCCGCACGTATATGGCGAAACATTACGGACCTCAAAATGTTGTCATCTCGATTGCAGGGAATATTGAAAATAGTTTACTGGAAAAAGTGGAAGCATTATTCGGAAACTATGAAGCAAGTGAAGAATCGGTAATTTCCAAACCGTCTTACCCGACATTTACAGCAGGGGAAGTCGAAAAGTTACGTGATACTGAACAGGCGCATATTGCCATTTCATTCCCGGCGATTGCGGTAAAAGATCCGAAAATGTACAGCTTTATTGCGTTGAATAATATTATCGGCGGCAATATGAGTTCACGCCTGTTCCAGGAAGTGCGGGAAGAGCGCGGCTTGGCATATTCGGTATTCAGCTACCAGTCGAGCTATGAAGATGTGGGAACATTTACGATTTATGCGTCGGCATCGAAACAAAACTTGGATGCATTAAAGCAGCAGATCGACCAGACGTTATTTGACCTTGTAGCAGGCGGGGTAACGGAAACCGAGCTTGAAAATGCGAAAGAGCAGTTAAAAGGCGGTTTTGTTTTAGGGCTTGAAGGAACGGAA
This genomic window from Solibacillus sp. FSL R5-0449 contains:
- a CDS encoding pitrilysin family protein — encoded protein: MVQVITAKNGVRIVTEQMPHVRSLSVGIWVNAGSRYETKEENGITHFIEHMLFKGTKNRTARQIAEEFDRIGGEINAFTSKEHTCYYAKVLDHHGELAIDILADMFFNSLFAKEEIERERQVVLEEIYMSEDDPADDVHEKLWGVMYPDDALGRPILGTPETLATFDEKMIRTYMAKHYGPQNVVISIAGNIENSLLEKVEALFGNYEASEESVISKPSYPTFTAGEVEKLRDTEQAHIAISFPAIAVKDPKMYSFIALNNIIGGNMSSRLFQEVREERGLAYSVFSYQSSYEDVGTFTIYASASKQNLDALKQQIDQTLFDLVAGGVTETELENAKEQLKGGFVLGLEGTEDFMNRNGVNELIHQNHRSVDEVLAKIDAISMETIDELITQILLSEPAIAIIGPENE